Below is a genomic region from Candidatus Binatia bacterium.
CGCAGGCCCGCGAAGTTCGCTCCGGCGTTGTTCACCAACACGTCGAGTGCTTCGAGAGAACTCGCCACGGCGTCGATGGCATCGTTGTCACGCAGGTCGAGGCGGCGGTACGTGAAGGCGGAGAGATCGTGGTCGTAGTCCGCGGCCGCGGCGCGCGTGCCGGTGATGGTGACCGCCGCCCCTGCTTCGGCGAATGCCCGTGCGATGCCGAGGCCGATGCCGTTCGAGCCGCCGGTCACCAGCACTTGCGTACCCGAGAAGTCGAAATGCACCCGATGACTGCTCATATTCCGTCCCTCTAGCGCTCGGCTTGAATGGGGAAGCGTTCGAAGTAGAAGCCGAAGCGCTGGCGCAACACGCCGGGGTCGATGCCGAAGTCCGCCTTGAGATCGTAGATGACGCGGCCGAATTTCCCCCGTGGATTCTTTGCCATGAAGTCGTCCAGCACCCGGCGCGCGGCCGGCGTCATCTCGAGGCGTGCACGGTCGTAAATACGCTGCACCATTCCCACATCGTCGGCCATGAACTGGTGGAAGGGCACGTCGATGCTGTGCGACGCCGGGATGCGATCGCGATCGCGTACGCAGGCCCGCAGCAGGCGCTCGATGCGGTCGATCCAATAATCGGCGATGGCGGCGAGGTCCACGCGCTTGCACCGCACTCGGCTGCCGTAGGCACACATCGTTACAGTCGATGCGATCACCGATACGGGATCACGGTGCGTGAAGGCAATGGTGGCGTCTGGGAACGTGGTGATGAGGGGGATGAGCTGCTCCAGGTGCTGGGGCGATTTGAGGATCCAGCGCTCCGAACCACGCAGCCACTGCAGGGCCTGCAACGCCTTCTTCAGATAGCGATAGTGGGGCGTCTGGTCGTGGGAGAGATAATAGTCCCGCCAGCGCGGCACATGAGCAATCCATTCCCAGACGTAGTTCGAGAAATCCAGTGCCTGCAGCTCGATCTCTTCGTGAATATGCTCCGGAGGCATGTCGTGCATGTTGCGGAGATACGGCAGGAGTGCGTAGGCCCGAACGTAGTTCTCTCGGCAACGCACGAAGCGCGGATCGAGGCCATCGGGTCCGGGGCCTTCACCCCGGGCGGGGACAGGCTCCAAGCTTTCCCAATAGGGCAGAGAGCGCAGCCGTGTGTCGGCGGAGATCAAGTTGAGGAGGTGGGTGGTTCCCGAGCGGGGGAGACCTACGATGATGATCGGCCGCTTGATCTCGACGTCGAGGATCTCCGGGTGGCGCCGGAGCAGATCTTCCAGGCGTAGCCGGTTTGCGGCAAAGCGCACGCAATCACTGAACGCGCCGACGCGGCCCAGTGGCCCCATGTATGGGTCTTCTTCGAGGCTCTGCAGCTGCACGCGCAGCCGCTCACGAAAGTCGTCGGGGCCGAAGTTGCTGAGCC
It encodes:
- a CDS encoding sulfotransferase codes for the protein MTGRPDDIRITDLSDPVLTPAQQAAIDAVSRMPVTFTEEAVLEEAMRRTGLSNFGPDDFRERLRVQLQSLEEDPYMGPLGRVGAFSDCVRFAANRLRLEDLLRRHPEILDVEIKRPIIIVGLPRSGTTHLLNLISADTRLRSLPYWESLEPVPARGEGPGPDGLDPRFVRCRENYVRAYALLPYLRNMHDMPPEHIHEEIELQALDFSNYVWEWIAHVPRWRDYYLSHDQTPHYRYLKKALQALQWLRGSERWILKSPQHLEQLIPLITTFPDATIAFTHRDPVSVIASTVTMCAYGSRVRCKRVDLAAIADYWIDRIERLLRACVRDRDRIPASHSIDVPFHQFMADDVGMVQRIYDRARLEMTPAARRVLDDFMAKNPRGKFGRVIYDLKADFGIDPGVLRQRFGFYFERFPIQAER